Proteins encoded by one window of Bryobacteraceae bacterium:
- a CDS encoding chitobiase/beta-hexosaminidase C-terminal domain-containing protein — protein sequence MRAVLILLTAGLNLASQTLYNGIVLPPDWPPVVQPNQSFSLPPYIVAPPPVILIDTGRQLFVDDFLIDSTTLTRQAHRPAMQPGNPVFRPDGTVDITASIPFSDGIWFDPSDSLFKMFYFGEGGRHVSYATSTDGVNWTRPQLPDAEVPNTNRVTQLRTGRDSTTVWLDQEEPNPARRFKLFYYATDGQFTPPERVFYRFSPNGIEWTADQPSNFPSLSDRTTVFWNPFRKKWINSARSRVNLPAASARDAYFSRARSYAESSDLVTWTPLTHWTGPDERDPIYGVDTNWPPELYNLDAVAYESLMVGLFSWYHPGPPRDPDKAGPNLVEITAGFSRDGFHWIRPTRGWGPTAFIPAANSPGAWDAYNTQSVGGCMLVVGEEIWIYFSGRTEKKPADGAMSTGLARLRRDGFYSMDAGQAEGTLTTRPVRFTGNRLFVNVDTAGGELRVEALDANGAVIQPFSRANSVPARVNTTLHEMKWNGAPSAAALANRNVRFRFYLRNGSLYSFWVSPDAQGSSRGYLGAGGPGYPSNTDTVGRAALPEAALAPVIAPAGGPATASTPVSVASATPQATIRYTIDGSDPTEASPIYSSPISLAASTTVRARAFKAGLAPSPVSSSRFTFAPTVRDLRPMSGAGLSTVFAAGFDDPDGVANLEVLNVLINNALDGRSACYIAYTPADDMLYLVDDDGSTLLGGIRANTQATLSNSSCTLFADVSGSSGNGKTLFLVTHVVFKQENFHGGKIVHLAARDRDGGNTGWQTAGIFTIPLPGSPGISAASYSPAEGQGNTQTVTAVFQHAGGGSRITNAQVLVNADLNGDRACYVGYWGPGRQLFLVQDEGPGPNPLGPLTLGGAGSLENSQCRINAAGSSAVVAGNELRLVLNVTYKDAFRGPRLAFAAAQDFDASPAANTGWQPLGIWIVP from the coding sequence GTGAGAGCCGTCCTCATACTCCTGACCGCCGGCCTCAATCTGGCGTCTCAGACGCTCTACAACGGCATCGTCCTCCCGCCCGATTGGCCCCCGGTAGTCCAGCCGAATCAGTCGTTTTCGCTCCCGCCATACATCGTGGCCCCACCCCCGGTGATCCTCATCGACACCGGCCGGCAGCTTTTCGTTGACGACTTTCTCATCGACTCGACCACGCTCACCCGCCAGGCGCACCGGCCCGCCATGCAACCCGGCAACCCCGTCTTCCGGCCTGACGGAACCGTCGATATCACCGCTTCCATCCCCTTCAGCGACGGCATCTGGTTCGATCCCTCGGACTCCCTGTTCAAGATGTTCTATTTCGGCGAAGGAGGCCGCCACGTCTCGTACGCCACCTCTACCGACGGCGTCAATTGGACCCGCCCCCAACTTCCCGACGCCGAAGTGCCCAATACCAATCGCGTCACCCAACTCCGCACCGGCCGCGATTCCACCACCGTTTGGCTGGATCAGGAGGAGCCCAACCCCGCCCGCCGGTTCAAGCTGTTCTACTACGCCACCGACGGCCAGTTCACTCCGCCCGAGCGGGTTTTCTACCGCTTCTCTCCCAACGGCATCGAGTGGACCGCCGACCAGCCCTCCAACTTCCCCTCGCTTTCAGACCGCACGACCGTCTTCTGGAACCCGTTCCGCAAGAAGTGGATCAACAGCGCACGCAGCCGCGTCAACCTGCCCGCCGCAAGCGCGCGCGACGCCTACTTCAGCCGTGCGCGCTCCTATGCCGAAAGCAGTGACTTAGTAACGTGGACGCCGCTCACACACTGGACCGGTCCCGACGAACGCGACCCCATTTACGGCGTCGACACCAATTGGCCCCCGGAACTGTACAACCTTGATGCCGTCGCCTACGAGAGTCTCATGGTTGGCCTGTTCAGTTGGTATCATCCCGGGCCTCCCCGCGATCCGGACAAAGCCGGGCCGAACCTGGTTGAGATCACGGCCGGGTTCAGTCGCGACGGCTTTCACTGGATCCGCCCGACTCGCGGATGGGGTCCAACCGCTTTCATTCCCGCCGCCAATAGCCCCGGCGCCTGGGATGCCTACAACACGCAGTCGGTGGGCGGCTGCATGCTGGTCGTCGGCGAAGAGATCTGGATCTACTTCAGCGGGCGCACCGAGAAGAAACCCGCCGACGGCGCCATGTCAACCGGGCTCGCCCGGCTTCGCCGCGACGGGTTCTATTCGATGGATGCCGGCCAGGCCGAAGGCACGCTCACCACCCGCCCGGTGCGCTTTACCGGGAACCGACTGTTCGTCAATGTCGATACCGCAGGCGGCGAACTTCGCGTGGAAGCGCTCGATGCCAACGGCGCCGTCATCCAGCCGTTCTCTCGCGCCAACTCCGTCCCCGCGCGCGTGAACACCACGCTCCATGAGATGAAGTGGAACGGTGCGCCGAGCGCTGCGGCCTTGGCCAACCGCAACGTCCGGTTCCGGTTCTATCTTCGCAACGGAAGCTTGTACTCGTTTTGGGTAAGTCCGGACGCGCAGGGCTCTAGCCGCGGCTACCTCGGCGCCGGAGGCCCGGGCTACCCGTCGAACACCGATACCGTCGGCCGGGCCGCGCTGCCGGAAGCCGCGTTGGCGCCGGTGATCGCTCCCGCTGGAGGTCCGGCTACCGCATCAACGCCGGTCAGCGTCGCGTCGGCCACGCCGCAAGCGACCATCCGCTACACGATCGACGGAAGCGACCCCACCGAGGCGTCGCCAATCTATTCATCGCCTATCTCGCTCGCCGCCAGCACCACCGTCCGGGCGCGCGCATTCAAAGCCGGACTCGCGCCAAGTCCCGTCAGTAGTTCCCGGTTCACTTTTGCCCCCACTGTGCGCGACCTGCGCCCCATGAGCGGAGCCGGACTCTCCACGGTCTTCGCCGCCGGATTCGACGACCCCGACGGCGTCGCCAACTTGGAAGTCCTCAATGTCCTCATCAACAACGCGTTGGACGGACGCTCAGCGTGTTATATCGCGTACACGCCCGCCGATGACATGCTTTACCTTGTCGACGACGACGGTTCCACCCTGCTCGGAGGCATTCGCGCAAACACCCAGGCGACGCTCAGTAACAGTTCCTGCACGCTCTTCGCCGATGTGAGCGGGTCTTCCGGCAACGGCAAGACGCTGTTCCTCGTCACTCATGTCGTTTTCAAACAGGAAAACTTCCACGGCGGCAAGATCGTACATCTCGCCGCGCGCGACCGCGATGGCGGAAACACAGGCTGGCAAACCGCCGGGATCTTCACGATTCCGCTGCCGGGCTCGCCCGGCATTTCCGCCGCCTCCTACTCGCCGGCGGAGGGCCAGGGAAACACGCAAACCGTGACCGCGGTGTTCCAACACGCCGGAGGCGGCTCCCGCATCACCAACGCACAGGTACTCGTCAATGCGGATCTCAACGGCGACCGAGCCTGTTATGTCGGATACTGGGGACCCGGCCGGCAGCTCTTCCTCGTGCAAGACGAAGGGCCGGGCCCGAATCCGCTTGGTCCGCTCACGCTCGGCGGCGCCGGTTCCCTCGAGAACAGCCAGTGCCGCATCAACGCCGCCGGTAGCTCGGCGGTGGTTGCGGGCAACGAACTGCGCCTTGTGTTGAACGTCACCTACAAAGACGCCTTCCGCGGCCCCAGGCTCGCGTTCGCGGCCGCGCAGGACTTCGACGCCTCTCCGGCCGCAAACACCGGATGGCAGCCGCTCGGTATCTGGATCGTGCCGTAG
- a CDS encoding class I SAM-dependent methyltransferase: MFRRLQQWLSGTGRGAKAGGLTPELEREIRESFDRSADDEEHFPSTIDPRILHVQLILRHLGPVADGRLLDAGCGKGRFARVVAERHPAARIAAMDISLAMLGRIEPGTIAPCAGSLTALPFASGAFDGAYATESLEHAVDIGAAVAELCRVVKPGGRIAVIDKNVEHWGRLQTPEWERWFSREEMEELLGRHCSRVESRFISYWEDVEPDGLFLAWLAVK, from the coding sequence TTGTTCCGCCGATTGCAGCAGTGGCTATCCGGCACAGGGCGGGGCGCCAAGGCAGGTGGACTCACGCCGGAGCTCGAGCGCGAGATCCGTGAGTCCTTCGACAGGTCTGCGGACGACGAGGAGCATTTCCCATCGACGATCGATCCGCGGATCCTTCACGTTCAGCTGATCCTTCGGCATCTCGGTCCGGTGGCGGATGGGCGTCTGCTCGACGCCGGCTGCGGCAAGGGACGCTTCGCGCGCGTGGTGGCGGAGAGACATCCGGCGGCGCGCATCGCGGCGATGGATATTTCGCTCGCGATGCTGGGGCGCATTGAGCCGGGGACGATCGCGCCCTGCGCCGGGTCGCTCACGGCGCTGCCGTTCGCGAGCGGGGCGTTCGACGGCGCGTATGCCACCGAGTCCCTCGAGCACGCGGTGGATATCGGGGCGGCGGTGGCGGAGTTGTGCCGCGTGGTGAAGCCAGGCGGGCGGATCGCGGTGATCGACAAAAACGTGGAGCACTGGGGGCGGTTGCAGACGCCGGAGTGGGAACGGTGGTTCTCACGGGAGGAGATGGAGGAACTGCTGGGGCGGCATTGTTCGCGGGTGGAATCGCGGTTCATTTCCTACTGGGAAGACGTGGAGCCGGACGGGCTGTTTCTGGCGTGGCTGGCGGTGAAATAA
- a CDS encoding 6-phosphofructokinase, translating into MANRRIGILTGGGDVPGLNSVIKGVVYRSTDLGWSVVGFRRGWEGLTHLNLDDDESKKRYMVELTRANTRGIDRTGGTWLHTSRTNPSKMKSLPPHLKNKKFPTNAAGRLDITKEVVKTIAKLKLDYLVAIGGDDTLSFAARLNAEGQRVVAIPKTMDNDVRNTEYCIGFSTAITRAMDAVNRQRSTIGSHERVGIFRVFGRDAGYTALYTAYVTNTRCAIPEYQFDREKMIDLLAADKTSNPSNYSLVVLSEGAQWQGYEVKEYGEADAFGHRKKMSVAEDFSTYVAARGFETVVSDLTYDLRSGEPDFVDRLVGNTFAGMAVDTMEKGQSGLMTSIYKGCYAMRPIPDPKKGPRKVDVKSMYNTERYRPNYNNKLGLPLFLTKP; encoded by the coding sequence ATGGCCAATCGGCGAATCGGCATCTTGACCGGCGGCGGCGACGTCCCCGGGCTCAACTCGGTGATCAAGGGCGTGGTATACCGCTCCACGGACCTCGGCTGGTCCGTGGTGGGCTTTCGGCGAGGATGGGAGGGGCTCACTCACCTCAACCTCGACGACGACGAGTCAAAGAAGCGATACATGGTGGAACTGACGCGCGCCAACACGCGTGGGATCGACCGCACCGGCGGCACCTGGCTGCACACCAGCCGAACGAATCCTTCGAAGATGAAATCCCTGCCCCCGCATCTCAAAAACAAGAAGTTCCCCACCAATGCGGCCGGGCGGTTGGACATCACCAAGGAAGTCGTCAAGACCATCGCGAAGCTCAAGCTCGACTATCTGGTGGCCATCGGCGGCGACGACACGCTGAGCTTCGCGGCGCGCCTGAACGCCGAAGGCCAGCGGGTGGTGGCGATTCCGAAGACCATGGACAACGACGTTCGGAACACCGAATACTGCATCGGGTTCTCCACCGCGATCACGCGCGCCATGGACGCGGTAAACCGGCAGCGTTCCACCATCGGAAGCCACGAGCGGGTCGGCATATTCCGCGTGTTCGGGCGCGACGCCGGGTACACGGCGCTCTACACGGCCTATGTCACCAACACGCGCTGCGCCATCCCCGAGTACCAGTTCGACCGTGAAAAAATGATCGACCTGCTGGCGGCCGACAAGACGAGCAACCCGTCGAACTATTCGCTCGTGGTGCTTTCAGAAGGCGCGCAGTGGCAAGGCTACGAGGTGAAGGAGTACGGCGAAGCGGATGCGTTCGGCCACCGCAAGAAAATGTCCGTAGCGGAGGATTTCTCCACCTACGTGGCCGCGCGCGGATTTGAGACGGTGGTGAGCGACCTCACCTACGACCTGCGGTCCGGCGAGCCCGATTTCGTCGACCGGCTGGTGGGCAACACCTTCGCCGGCATGGCCGTCGACACCATGGAGAAAGGCCAGAGCGGCCTGATGACCTCCATCTACAAGGGCTGCTACGCGATGAGGCCGATTCCCGATCCAAAGAAGGGCCCGCGCAAGGTCGACGTGAAGTCGATGTACAACACCGAACGCTATCGCCCGAACTACAACAACAAACTCGGGCTCCCGTTGTTCCTCACCAAGCCCTGA
- a CDS encoding ATP-binding cassette domain-containing protein, translating into MIEARIRQHFPARPGSAAFTLDVTFEAGGGVTVLFGRSGAGKTLTLDSIAGFVRPREGRIAVGGAVLYDAATGVNLPPRDRHCGYVFQNYALFPHRTLRENLDFAAERLPKLERYRRVSEMLERFRLGDLAGRRPHELSGGQKQRCSIARALLAAPKVLLLDEPARGLDPELRAELYAVLRQVRAEFAMPVLLVTHDLDECFELGDQMLVLHEGRLVQSGAPRHVLEQPAGADVARLLGRYNLLAAEVRSLDPGRNTSVVRYGDTDLAGPYFPGRFKGDRVTLYVRPELLTARPRDGRLGANQVAMTLESATERPESVRLDFDGGVSVVMPRLDFERYKAHSSKEWAVEFPSAWLRVL; encoded by the coding sequence ATGATCGAGGCGCGAATCCGGCAGCACTTTCCGGCGCGGCCGGGTTCGGCGGCGTTCACCCTGGATGTGACATTCGAAGCGGGCGGCGGCGTGACAGTGCTGTTCGGCCGCAGCGGCGCGGGCAAGACCCTGACCCTCGATTCGATAGCCGGATTTGTGCGGCCGCGCGAGGGGCGCATCGCGGTCGGTGGCGCCGTGCTCTACGACGCCGCCACCGGCGTGAATCTGCCTCCGCGGGATCGCCATTGCGGCTACGTGTTCCAGAACTACGCGCTGTTCCCGCATCGCACCCTCCGCGAGAATCTCGATTTCGCCGCCGAACGGCTGCCGAAGCTCGAACGCTACCGCCGCGTTTCCGAGATGCTCGAACGCTTCCGGCTGGGCGATCTCGCCGGACGTCGTCCGCACGAACTGTCGGGTGGGCAGAAGCAGCGCTGCTCAATCGCCCGGGCGCTGTTGGCGGCGCCGAAGGTGCTCCTGCTCGACGAACCGGCGCGCGGGCTCGATCCGGAACTCCGCGCCGAATTGTACGCCGTGCTGCGGCAGGTTCGCGCGGAATTCGCGATGCCGGTGTTGCTGGTGACACACGATCTCGACGAGTGCTTCGAACTGGGCGACCAAATGCTCGTGCTTCACGAAGGACGGCTGGTGCAGAGCGGCGCCCCGCGGCACGTGCTGGAGCAGCCGGCGGGTGCGGACGTGGCGCGGCTCCTCGGCCGCTACAATCTGCTCGCCGCCGAGGTACGGTCCCTCGATCCGGGGCGGAATACCAGCGTGGTTCGGTACGGCGACACGGATCTCGCGGGCCCCTACTTTCCCGGCCGCTTTAAAGGCGATCGCGTGACGCTTTATGTGCGTCCCGAACTGCTGACCGCGCGGCCGCGCGACGGGCGGCTGGGCGCTAACCAGGTGGCGATGACGCTCGAAAGCGCCACCGAACGGCCCGAATCGGTGCGGCTCGATTTCGATGGCGGCGTCTCCGTCGTGATGCCGCGTCTCGACTTCGAGCGCTACAAGGCCCATAGTAGTAAGGAGTGGGCGGTGGAGTTCCCGTCCGCGTGGTTGCGGGTGTTGTAG
- a CDS encoding GNAT family N-acetyltransferase produces MRTSEISTADRNLVRRLEGAELRVSENCVIAWLAAHPDSPTVAEPMAGGAAIYFGASSPLSQALSIGMDGPVTEAEFARLENFFALRGAPPVISLCPFVDSSVFERLAYRGYRITHFEHTLVRGLDDELPPSRGVPVRVIAPGEAALWSDTVMTGFTDGAALSSEMAAMFTVFTGARDSRCYLAEVDGSVAGGASASFGGGIAIFYCDSTLPAWRGRGAQSSLIARRLRDARAAGCEIAMASTFPGTASQRNYERAGFRVAYTKAMLTRDAL; encoded by the coding sequence TTGAGAACATCCGAAATTTCCACCGCCGACCGTAATCTCGTCCGCCGATTGGAAGGCGCCGAATTGCGCGTTTCCGAGAACTGCGTGATCGCGTGGCTCGCCGCGCACCCGGATTCGCCCACCGTCGCCGAGCCCATGGCTGGAGGCGCCGCCATCTACTTCGGCGCCTCCTCGCCGCTTTCCCAGGCGCTTTCCATTGGCATGGACGGGCCGGTGACGGAAGCCGAGTTTGCGCGCCTGGAGAACTTTTTCGCACTGCGCGGCGCCCCGCCCGTCATCTCGCTTTGCCCTTTCGTGGACTCGTCCGTCTTCGAACGGCTTGCCTACCGCGGCTACCGCATCACGCACTTCGAACACACGCTCGTCCGCGGCCTCGACGATGAACTGCCGCCCTCGCGCGGCGTACCCGTGCGGGTGATCGCGCCGGGCGAGGCCGCCCTTTGGAGCGATACGGTGATGACCGGCTTCACCGACGGCGCGGCGCTTTCCTCCGAAATGGCCGCAATGTTCACGGTGTTCACCGGCGCGCGCGACTCCCGCTGCTACCTGGCGGAAGTGGACGGCTCTGTCGCCGGGGGCGCGAGCGCCAGCTTCGGAGGCGGCATCGCTATCTTTTACTGCGATTCCACTCTTCCCGCCTGGCGGGGCCGAGGCGCGCAGTCCTCATTGATCGCGCGGCGCCTGCGCGACGCCCGGGCGGCCGGCTGCGAGATCGCAATGGCATCCACTTTTCCGGGCACGGCATCGCAGCGCAACTACGAGCGCGCGGGGTTTCGGGTAGCCTACACAAAGGCGATGCTCACGCGCGACGCACTATAA
- a CDS encoding mandelate racemase/muconate lactonizing enzyme family protein: MNRRKFFGSAATGAALASWTEPNLNAYQNKVNTNSKPSELKITDLRIAIVEKAPMTCPVIRIDTNQGIHGLGEVRDGASKNYALMLKSRLLGENPCNVDKVFRKIKQFGGHARQGGGVCGVEMALWDLAGKAYNVPAWQMLGGKFRDRVRLYADTTQSRDPKEFGARLKKRMETGFTFLKMDLGVGLVENQSGTVTRPLGTSSRDYGRTQHMFTGMELTPKGVDAMAAYVAQVRDVIGMEVPLAADHFGHIGVNSCIRLGKALEKYNMAWLEDMIPWQHPELLRQITQAVDIPILTGEDIYLKEDFIKLCQMRAVDMVHPDLATSGGLLETKKIGDAAQEYGVPMAMHFAGTPISFMANVHCAAATENFVALEHHSVDIPWWENLVDGIEKPIFRQGFAHVPDTPGLGVTLNEDVVKQHLGEGGYFQPTPDWDKDRTNDRLWS; the protein is encoded by the coding sequence ATGAATCGCAGAAAGTTCTTCGGCTCAGCGGCCACGGGCGCCGCGCTCGCCTCCTGGACCGAACCCAACCTGAACGCCTACCAGAACAAAGTCAACACCAACTCCAAACCTTCGGAGCTCAAGATCACGGACCTACGCATCGCCATCGTCGAGAAGGCGCCAATGACGTGCCCGGTGATCCGGATCGATACCAACCAGGGCATCCATGGGCTCGGCGAGGTTCGCGACGGCGCCTCGAAGAACTACGCGCTCATGTTGAAGAGCCGCCTCCTCGGCGAGAATCCTTGCAACGTGGACAAGGTTTTCCGGAAGATCAAGCAGTTCGGCGGGCACGCCCGGCAGGGCGGCGGCGTCTGCGGCGTCGAAATGGCCCTCTGGGACCTCGCTGGCAAGGCATACAACGTCCCGGCATGGCAGATGCTCGGCGGCAAGTTCCGCGACCGCGTGCGGCTCTACGCCGACACCACCCAATCGCGCGATCCGAAGGAATTCGGCGCCCGCCTGAAGAAGCGCATGGAAACCGGGTTCACGTTCCTCAAGATGGATCTCGGCGTCGGCTTGGTCGAAAATCAGTCCGGCACGGTGACCCGCCCGCTGGGAACATCTTCCCGCGACTACGGCCGCACGCAGCATATGTTCACGGGCATGGAGCTTACGCCGAAGGGCGTGGACGCAATGGCCGCCTACGTCGCCCAGGTTCGCGATGTGATCGGCATGGAGGTTCCGCTCGCCGCCGACCACTTCGGCCATATCGGCGTCAATTCGTGCATCCGGCTCGGCAAGGCGCTCGAGAAATACAACATGGCCTGGCTCGAAGACATGATCCCGTGGCAGCACCCCGAACTGCTGCGGCAGATCACGCAGGCGGTGGACATCCCGATCCTGACGGGCGAGGACATCTATCTGAAGGAGGACTTCATCAAGCTTTGCCAGATGCGCGCCGTCGACATGGTGCATCCGGACCTTGCCACCTCGGGCGGCCTGCTCGAGACCAAAAAGATCGGCGACGCCGCGCAGGAGTACGGCGTCCCGATGGCGATGCATTTCGCCGGCACGCCGATCAGCTTCATGGCCAACGTTCATTGCGCGGCGGCCACGGAGAACTTCGTCGCGCTCGAACACCACTCCGTCGACATCCCGTGGTGGGAGAATCTTGTGGACGGCATCGAAAAGCCCATCTTCCGGCAGGGATTCGCGCACGTTCCAGACACGCCGGGCCTTGGCGTGACGCTGAACGAAGACGTCGTTAAGCAGCATCTGGGCGAAGGCGGCTACTTCCAGCCGACGCCGGATTGGGACAAGGATCGCACCAACGACCGTTTGTGGAGCTGA
- the modB gene encoding molybdate ABC transporter permease subunit, translating into MAIDWFPLWLSLRVAALATLVAVAAGLALAYVLANLEFKGKEALDAVLTLPLVLPPTVLGYYLLVLVGRDTAFGRAWEWLFGHPLVFTWQAAVLAAVLHSAPLLIKYARAALESVDHSYERAARTLGAPEWRVFTAVTLPLALRPILAATALAFARSLGDFGVTIMVAGNIPGRTQTVAVAIYDAVEAGNGDLARTLVVVISAIALGILWLANRLGPEPTGRL; encoded by the coding sequence ATGGCGATCGACTGGTTCCCGCTGTGGCTCAGCCTGCGCGTGGCGGCGCTGGCGACGTTGGTCGCCGTAGCGGCCGGGCTCGCCCTTGCCTATGTCCTGGCGAACCTCGAGTTCAAAGGGAAAGAGGCGCTCGACGCCGTGTTGACTCTCCCACTCGTTCTCCCGCCCACCGTGCTCGGCTACTACCTGCTGGTGCTTGTCGGGCGCGACACCGCTTTCGGCCGCGCCTGGGAATGGCTGTTCGGACATCCGCTCGTGTTCACCTGGCAGGCGGCGGTGCTGGCGGCGGTGCTGCACTCGGCGCCGCTGCTGATCAAGTACGCGCGCGCGGCGCTCGAAAGCGTGGACCACAGCTACGAACGCGCCGCGCGAACCCTCGGCGCGCCCGAATGGCGCGTGTTCACCGCCGTGACGCTGCCGCTGGCGCTGCGGCCGATCTTGGCGGCGACGGCGCTCGCATTCGCTCGGTCCCTGGGCGATTTCGGCGTCACGATCATGGTGGCGGGTAACATCCCGGGCCGCACCCAGACGGTGGCCGTGGCCATCTACGACGCCGTCGAAGCCGGCAACGGCGATCTGGCGCGGACGCTCGTCGTCGTGATCTCGGCCATCGCACTCGGTATTCTCTGGCTGGCGAACCGTCTCGGTCCGGAGCCGACGGGCCGGCTATGA
- a CDS encoding SMP-30/gluconolactonase/LRE family protein yields MPEIHAEIATTVAFTEGPTVDANGDVYFTETRTSRIMRLAADGTLTVFRESSNAANGLLFDSEWRLVACEGNRDNPRVTRTDMRTREVEVLADRSMGLELTAPNDVTMDASGRLYFTDLPGGTVHRIDTNGKVTRILSRPEIQYPNGITIAPGDKTLYLVEANQSAGGARMLRAYDLRPDGAPVNMRTYVNFGPGRSADGIAIDSAGNVYAAAGLNATRGTSETLDTKPGIHVFNPKGEKMNYIPILEDTVTNVCFGGEDLRTVYVTAGKTLFKFRVEVPGTRR; encoded by the coding sequence ATGCCAGAAATCCATGCCGAAATCGCGACCACGGTGGCCTTCACCGAAGGCCCCACGGTGGACGCCAACGGCGATGTCTACTTCACCGAAACGCGAACCAGCCGTATCATGCGGCTCGCCGCGGACGGAACGCTGACGGTCTTCCGCGAGAGTTCGAACGCCGCCAACGGACTGCTGTTCGATAGCGAATGGCGGCTGGTGGCGTGCGAAGGCAATCGCGACAACCCGCGAGTGACGAGGACCGACATGCGCACGCGCGAGGTCGAGGTGCTGGCGGATCGTTCCATGGGGCTAGAGTTGACGGCGCCGAACGACGTCACTATGGATGCCTCCGGGCGTCTGTATTTCACAGACTTACCCGGCGGCACGGTGCACCGCATCGACACCAACGGGAAAGTTACACGCATCCTCTCGCGGCCGGAGATCCAGTATCCGAACGGGATCACGATCGCGCCGGGGGACAAGACGCTATACCTGGTCGAGGCGAACCAATCGGCGGGCGGCGCGCGGATGCTGCGCGCCTACGATCTGCGTCCGGACGGTGCGCCAGTGAACATGCGGACATACGTCAATTTCGGCCCCGGCCGCAGCGCCGACGGGATCGCGATCGATTCGGCGGGCAACGTCTATGCCGCGGCGGGCTTGAATGCGACTCGCGGAACGAGCGAGACGCTCGACACGAAGCCGGGCATTCACGTCTTCAACCCGAAAGGCGAGAAGATGAACTACATTCCCATTCTTGAAGACACCGTAACCAACGTCTGTTTCGGCGGCGAAGACTTACGGACGGTGTATGTGACGGCGGGTAAGACGCTGTTCAAGTTTCGGGTCGAAGTTCCCGGAACACGCCGTTAG
- a CDS encoding creatininase family protein: MRDIVQRSALLLLAVSTLLAQQPPTVKWEELTALDFAAGIERSQGVCLLPFGVLEKHGPHLPLGTDLLNVRYVSVAAAQREFAVVFPQYFAGQIFEAMHEPGTVAYSPSLQLMLLQETTSEMARNGCKKIIVVNGHGGNTSLLPFFSQSQLASPRDYVVYAYLRPQTPPGGPAKKSANDGHAGESETAKTLVSHPDLVKLDRAGLQSGADRRRLDLPAGLYTGIWWYAKYPEHYAGDGAVAIRELGEHQMEAWIAGIANAIRAVKSDQTSLRLQNEFFEKSRRPLETKQ; the protein is encoded by the coding sequence ATGAGAGACATCGTTCAGCGATCCGCACTGCTACTTCTCGCCGTCTCCACTCTGCTCGCCCAGCAGCCGCCAACCGTCAAATGGGAGGAACTCACCGCGCTCGACTTCGCCGCCGGCATCGAGCGCTCGCAGGGGGTCTGCCTGCTCCCCTTCGGCGTCCTCGAAAAACACGGACCACACCTGCCCCTGGGCACGGACCTGCTCAACGTGCGCTACGTCTCCGTCGCCGCTGCCCAGCGCGAATTCGCAGTCGTCTTCCCACAGTACTTCGCCGGCCAGATCTTCGAGGCCATGCACGAGCCCGGCACGGTCGCCTACAGCCCCAGCCTTCAATTGATGCTGCTCCAGGAGACGACATCGGAGATGGCTCGCAACGGCTGTAAGAAAATCATCGTCGTCAACGGCCACGGCGGAAACACGAGTCTGCTGCCGTTCTTCTCCCAATCGCAACTCGCCTCGCCGCGCGACTACGTCGTCTACGCGTATCTCCGTCCGCAGACCCCGCCCGGCGGCCCGGCCAAGAAGTCCGCCAACGACGGGCACGCCGGTGAGTCGGAAACCGCGAAGACCCTCGTCTCCCACCCGGATCTCGTCAAATTGGACCGCGCGGGGCTCCAGTCCGGCGCTGATCGCCGCCGCCTCGACCTTCCCGCCGGCCTCTACACCGGCATATGGTGGTACGCGAAGTACCCGGAGCACTACGCCGGCGACGGCGCCGTCGCGATACGCGAACTCGGCGAGCACCAGATGGAAGCGTGGATCGCCGGCATCGCCAACGCCATCCGTGCGGTTAAGTCCGATCAAACCAGCCTTCGCCTGCAGAACGAATTTTTTGAAAAGTCACGGCGGCCACTCGAGACCAAACAGTAG